The Meriones unguiculatus strain TT.TT164.6M chromosome 6, Bangor_MerUng_6.1, whole genome shotgun sequence genome has a window encoding:
- the LOC110539691 gene encoding binder of sperm protein homolog 2-like → MTPEKLELISHLHPPKQEISIANCVFPFVYGDELHYNCISIRSDFDWCSLDFHFKGRWRYCTALDPPMCIFPFQFRKRSINECTKEGYILNRSWCSLTDNYNKDRKWKQCSPYNF, encoded by the exons AATTGATCTCTCATTTACATCCTCCAAAACAAG AGATTTCTATTGCTAACTGTGTCTTTCCATTCGTCTATGGTGATGAACTACATTACAATTGTATCTCCATCCGAAGTGACTTTGATTGGTGCTCCCTTGACTTTCACTTCAAAGGAAGGTGGCGTTACTGCACAGCACTGG ATCCTCCAATGTGCATCTTCCCTTTCCAATTCAGAAAAAGGTCCATTAATGAATGCACCAAGGAAGGCTACATTTTGAATCGGAGTTGGTGTTCATTGACTGACAATTACAACAAAGATAGAAAATGGAAGCAATGTTCTCCTTACAA CTTTTAG